A stretch of Scheffersomyces stipitis CBS 6054 chromosome 2, complete sequence DNA encodes these proteins:
- the YAK1 gene encoding serine-threonine protein kinase (go_funtion protein kinase activity; ATP binding~go_process protein amino acid phosphorylation), with translation MSEDSVCVEDEFSRININKSPTRRKKVYPQNLYPPQNQIYFPPPDPPSTATSPSSTSDTNNTSNTINNNTIITNNVIANTIKKKSLSTTKIHPSDKRLLSYPMSEKAASKQDYQFSFMRETSSSIQKKHSTYSGGLSKPNQPYLTTGSATKKRLEYSRQLSHNLRSRRLLSSNFPSKTSPSDITNLPYSLPAKYGGMPGEDSPTKQKVIRNASQPLPLKSVNNVFNRLYPNSLESEVKPRVAPEKVGMENKDINSVKVNDITELFSILYAFDEQLFPNEGDSDCPEAKPIQAVELAKLKMNIYERGEIIRKQQLYFVPQGIERNLNIKNYQNNFGFDDANGNYIIVEGDHINYRFEVLKMLGNGSFGNVIMSKDHKYSSRLVATKIIKNDLNWSLQAINEIKMLRLLNEKETNENILKYYDHFNFRSHMCIVTELLSINLYSLLEVSQFRGFSLNIVQSITKQILNGLQYMHRLNVIHCDIKPENIMIQLPHSPQVGTFVVKIIDFGSSCLSNEISFTYIQSRFYRAPEVIIGANYTEGIDVWSLGCVIAELFTGVPLLPGKNEIEQVGLILELFGAPKSTTILRLRKSLTRSVQKKSFEMNENSPHVNEKLIKKTLLFRLFDINGKINMSLLNYHNANSTAYSAKKQFKLNSRNLEIYLSLNKCPSQLNKSFLRFLQKIFVWDPVERSSILQLTEEPFVTSQD, from the exons ATGTCCGAGGATCTGGTCTGTGTCGAAGATGAGTTCTCACGTATaaacatcaacaagtcgCCCACAAGACGAAAAAAAGTCTACCCACAAAACCTTTATCCTCCTCAGAACCAGATATATTTCCCCCCTCCAGATCCGCCATCCACGGCTACCTCACCATCCTCCACATCAGAT ACAAACAATACAAGTAACactatcaacaataacacCATCATTACTAATAATGTTATTGCTAACACTATTA AAAAGAAGTCATTATCCACTACGAAAATCCATCCGTCAGACAAAAGACTACTAAGCTATCCGATGTCTGAAAAAGCAGCTTCGAAACAAGACTACCAGTTTTCATTTATGAGAGAAACATCGTCTTCtatccagaagaaacacAGCACATACTCGGGTGGACTCTCCAAACCAAATCAGCCGTATCTTACGACTGGTTCTGCCACTAAAAAACGCCTCGAATACTCAAGACAACTTTCTCATAATCTCcgatcaagaagattgttGTCTTCGAATTTTCCTTCGAAAACACTGCCTTCGGACATCACCAATTTGCCCTACTCCTTACCCGCTAAGTACGGAGGAATGCCGGGGGAAGACTCGCCTACAAAGCAAAAGGTAATACGGAATGCGTCGCAGCCACTTCCGTTAAAGTCAGTCAATAACGTGTTCAATAGACTCTATCCTAATAGCTTGGAATCTGAAGTGAAACCACGAGTAGCTCCT GAGAAAGTAGGTATGGAAAACAAAGATATCAACAGTGTGAAAGTTAACGATATTACGGAACTATTCTCCATATTATATGCGTTTGATGAACAACTCTTTCCCAACGAAGGAGATTCGGATTGTCCAGAAGCGAAGCCAATACAGGCAGTTGAGCTTGCTAAGCTCAAGATGAATATCTATGAAAGGGGAGAGATCATCCGGAAACAGCAACTTTATTTTGTGCCACAAGGAATAGAGagaaatttgaatatcaagaacTATCAGAATAACTTTGGTTTTGATGATGCGAATGGAAACTACATTATCGTCGAAGGAGATCACATCAACTATCGTTTTGAAGTGTTGAAAATGTTGGGCAATGGATCATTTGGAAACGTGATAATGAGCAAAGATCACAAATATTCTAGTCGGCTTGTTGCTACTAAAATCATTAAGAACGATCTTAATTGGTCCTTGCAAGCTATCAACGAAATAAAAATGCTCAGACTATTAAATGAAAAGGAAACAAACGAAAACATCCTTAAGTACTACGACCATTTTAATTTCAGGAGTCATATGTGCATTGTCACAGAATTATTGTCTATAAACCTTTACTCATTGCTAGAAGTAAGTCAGTTCAGAGGATTCTCCTTGAATATTGTTCAATCAATAACAAAGCAAATCTTGAATGGTTTGCAATATATGCATAGACTCAATGTTATACATTGTGATATAAAGCCCGAAAACATTATGATCCAGTTGCCACATCTGCCACAAGTTGGTACTTTTGTCGTTAAGATAATTGATTTTGGATCATCGTGCTTAAGTAATGAAATTTCATTCACGTATATCCAGTCAAGATTCTACAGAGCACCAGAAGTCATCATAGGTGCCAATTATACCGAAGGAATTGATGTTTGGTCCTTAGGCTGTGTCATTGCTGAACTTTTTACTGGTGTTCCTCTATTGCCAGGCAAGAACGAAATAGAACAGGTAGGATTAATTCTAGAATTGTTCGGAGCACCAAAAAGTACAACTATCTTAAGATTGAGGAAGTCTTTGACAAGGTCGGTTCAAAAGAAGTCTTTCGAAATGAACGAAAATAGTCCCCATGTCAATGAAAAGCTAATAAAGAAAACGCTATTGTTCAGGTTGTTTGACATTAATGGAAAAATCAATATGTCGTTGCTTAACTACCATAATGCCAACTCAACAGCGTATTCGGCTAAGAAGCAGTTTAAGTTAAATTCcagaaacttggaaatatATTTGAGTTTGAACAAATGTCCCTCGCAGTTGAACAAGCTGTTCCTTCGTTTCCTTCAGAAGATATTTGTATGGGATCCCGTTGAACGTTCTAGTATTTTGCAGTTGACGGAAGAACCGTTTGTCACTTCTCAAGATTAA
- the PXA2 gene encoding Peroxisomal long-chain fatty acid import protein 1 (Peroxisomal ABC transporter 2) (Homolog of the human adrenoleukodystrophy transporter forms a heterodimer with Pxa1p of two half ATP-binding cassette transporters in the peroxisome membrane~go_component membrane~go_funtion ATP binding~go_process transport): MTNSVSTFNPAHPNNSLALSLFNVYKSNRSLFLNSSYIILITLAFSRATNTGEKRDLDISKDKKRIDERASSHPKLSKESFYRLARAIFPSATDPTILYFLGHSILLVFRALLTIKVASLDGQLVGALVTKRLRKFAKLLMIWMGLGLPASIVNALLTWTKQNLSKAIRVNLNNSIMDDYLPDNLDANYYSLIQLSGNKIKDPNQRITTDITRLSYALSSLPGQLLKPTLDLLLCAQQLSKSGVGNGEGTLALGMLAHFSTMILRFFSPPFAKLASERANLEGQLRSSHSKIVSNSEEIAFLRGHQRELDYIDYCYYTLERFSKNEIWKKAIHEIAQTFIVKYFWGAAGLVLCSAPIFINKYLGEDPDADHAGDFITNRRLLMSASDSLDRLIYSRRYLLQILGHATRVSDLQDTLFELKNKKKSTKNIEMNNEEITFKDVRLLTPADVTLIECLNFSIKRGDHLLIAGPNGSGKSSLFRMLGGLWPCKEGSITIPNTENMFYLPQRAYLCQGSLREQIIYPHNLKQFRASQKTDQDLKDILTLLKLDDHSDRLDDTTNWSEELSTGAQQRLAMARLYYHKPRFAVLDECTSAVSPDMEQFMYKHAQELDITVLSVAHRPALWHFHKYLLKFDGKGGYYFGKLDAEKRLQFEHERILLDKSLRDVPNLRERLFELKKVSTAQHKKIDHI, from the coding sequence ATGACAAACTCAGTCTCCACGTTCAACCCGGCGCATCCCAACAACTCGCTTGCGTTGTCGCTCTTCAACGTGTACAAGTCTAATCGGTCGTTGtttctcaattcttcatataTCATTCTCATCACTTTGGCCTTTTCTAGGGCTACCAACACGGGCGAGAAAAGAGACCTAGACATCTCCAAAGataagaagagaattgacGAAAGGGCCTCGTCACATCCTAAGTTGTCTAAGGAGTCGTTCTACCGCCTTGCTCGTGCCATCTTTCCCTCAGCGACAGACCCTACCatcttgtactttttgGGCCACTCGATTCTTCTAGTCTTCAGAGCTCTTCTCACTATAAAGGTCGCTAGTTTAGATGGTCAGTTGGTAGGAGCGTTAGTGACGAAGAGATTGAGAAAGTTTGCCAAATTGCTTATGATTTGGATGGGATTAGGTCTTCCAGCTTCTATCGTCAACGCTCTTTTGACCTGGACAAAACAGAATTTGAGTAAGGCAATCAGGGTCAacctcaacaacagcatAATGGACGACTACTTGCCAGACAACTTAGACGCAAACTACTACTCGTTGATCCAGTTGTCAGGTAATAAGATCAAGGATCCGAACCAAAGAATCACTACCGATATCACCAGATTGAGTTATGCCTTGAGTAGCTTACCGGGGCAATTGTTGAAACCAACTTTGGACTTACTCTTGTGTGCACAGCAGTTAAGTAAAAGCGGTGTAGGTAACGGCGAGGGTACATTGGCTCTTGGAATGCTTGCCCATTTCTCTACAATGATCTTGAGATTCTTCTCCCCGCCTTTCGCCAAATTGGCATCAGAAAGAGCCAATCTTGAAGGTCAGCTACGTTCTTCTCATTCCAAGATTGTGAGCAACAGCGAGGAAATCGCTTTCTTGAGAGGGCATCAACGAGAGTTGGATTACATCGACTATTGCTACTACACCTTGGAGAGATTCCTGAAGAACGAGATTTGGAAAAAGGCAATTCATGAAATTGCGCAAACTTTCATTGTCAAGTACTTCTGGGGTGCAGCTGGTTTGGTGTTGTGTTCAGCTCCAATTTTTATCAACAAGTATCTTGGCGAAGACCCAGATGCCGACCATGCTGGTGACTTCATCACTAATAgaagattgttgatgagTGCCTCTGACTCGTTGGATAGATTGATTTACTCAAGAAGATACTTGCTTCAAATCCTTGGTCATGCCACCAGAGTTTCCGACTTACAAGACACTTTGTtcgagttgaagaacaagaagaaatcgacaaaAAATATCGAAATGaacaacgaagaaattACCTTCAAAGACGTCAGATTGTTGACTCCAGCAGATGTTACCTTGATCGAGTgcttgaacttttcaataaaGAGAGGTGACCATCTTTTGATTGCTGGTCCAAACGGTTCTGGTAAATCTTCTCTATTCAGAATGTTAGGTGGTTTATGGCCATGCAAGGAAGGAAGTATAACCATTCCTAACACAGAGAATATGTTCTACTTGCCACAGAGAGCTTACTTGTGTCAAGGTTCATTAAGAGAACAAATAATATATCCTCACAACTTGAAACAGTTTAGAGCCAGCCAAAAAACCGACCAGGATTTGAAGGATATCTTGACTCTCTTAAAGTTAGATGATCATTCAGACCGTTTGGATGATACCACCAATTGGAGTGAAGAGTTGTCTACCGGAGCCCAGCAAAGACTTGCCATGGCCAGATTGTACTACCACAAGCCTAGATTCGCAGTTTTGGACGAATGTACTTCAGCCGTATCTCCTGATATGGAGCAATTCATGTACAAACATGCCCAAGAACTCGATATCACGGTGTTGTCTGTTGCTCATAGACCCGCTTTGTGGCATTTCCACAAATATTTATTGAAGTTCGATGGAAAAGGTGGGTACTACTTTGGAAAGCTAGATGCTGAAAAGAGATTGCAGTTCGAACATGAAAGAATTTTGCTCGACAAATCTTTAAGAGATGTACCAAACTTGAGAGAAAGAttatttgaattgaaaaaggTGTCTACGGCTCAACATAAGAAGATTGACCATATATAG
- a CDS encoding predicted protein (go_component nucleus~go_funtion transcription factor activity; zinc ion binding; DNA binding~go_process regulation of transcription, DNA-dependent; transcription) has protein sequence MPKEKRTKPCSNCKKSKVKCIYEGSLPCQRCVRTGQAVNCMFVPKLPSLKLPPISSQVPQPVSVERPSEMSLPPLNPLGITNGAMTPVRQNEQFIVSHNPVVSHVQRPPASDNQWKAQIETRMNTFDNKLSDLVDILKTNQQFMMDSQYHTPIAPQPQYQTVSYPIGTNSSNDSSNSTFSNEIPSDRRRKAEEQPTDAKRKRTNNEEIQYPVDFRDGFLSKDEANNLFAYFDANISQQLFGFEISKVSVDSIWDSCPVLVCAICTIASIHHPSLSKKSKQLQVYLQDLCQTLLFKGKPETETDGFNTIVALILCSFWLSDSQMFTGLAMQLAKEYGFNNPYSKNKDKLKLWYLLYVLDGQQSLTFNRQPLVNAQEFSLKHSREILLTEQNPLQIDNSKNGKSNILLDSEELKEKSESSNAADVRKERFTDMRLVSQVEYNQALNEAFQGNAWDLLAPSSFGIPSKSNLELDKWMVSWTVLLSPGNHGAVWSSKSTLIYYNFAKMHINSSAVRQLQVNPSDNINMLPKLNENANYPENTRRIDSQVAPADSSDEDTDDDSPSPSDEDEFISNEGIMSKDEKIVTASIAVSAAQTVLNLVINDKDILDNLKYVPVHIHIMLYYAALLLINPPLESINQSVEFKPEDYYSQLLNNIRVIKTLQKKIYNNLPIDTKFGNRLIRSLNDIVDEKLTSLKKLLVELPESNAKIELLKNHTSLIDSIDAKNIVEIFENDSTSSRGSTPGPERIAAWPGSNHGHP, from the exons ATGCCTAAAGAAAAACGAACAAAGCCGTGTTCGAACTGCAAAAAGTCCAAAGTCAAGTGTATATACGAAGGTTCTCTACCATGCCAAAGATGCGTGAGGACTGGCCAGGCAGTCAACTGTATGTTTGTGCCGAAGTTACCTTCCTTGAAGTTACCACCCATATCCAGCCAGGTTCCACAGCCTGTTTCAGTAGAAAGACCGAGCGAAATGTCATTACCTCCATTGAATCCATTAGGCATAACCAATGGAGCTATGACTCCTGTAAGGCAGAACGAGCAATTCATAGTATCACACAATCCCGTCGTTAGCCATGTACAACGGCCACCAGCTAGCGACAACCAATGGAAAGCGCAAATAGAAACGAGAATGAATACATTTGATAACAAGCTCAGTGACTTGGTCGACATCTTGAAGACTAACCAGCAGTTCATGATGGATAGCCAGTACCATA CA CCCATTGCTCCACAACCACAATATCAAACTGTGTCGTATCCAATCGGCACAAATAGCAGTAATGACAGTAGCAACAGTACCTTTTCTAACGAGATACCGTcagatagaagaagaaaggcAGAAGAACAACCTACAGACGCCAAGCGTAAAAGGACAAACAACGAAGAGATACAGTATCCCGTAGATTTTCGTGATGGATTTTTGTCTAAAGACGAGGCCAATAATCTCTTTGCCTACTTCGATGCGAATATCTCCCAACAGCTCTTTGGATTCGAGATTTCTAAAGTGTCTGTAGACTCCATCTGGGATTCATGTCCCGTGCTTGTCTGTGCCATATGTACCATCGCTTCTATACATCATCCGTCTCTTTCGAAGAAGTCGAAGCAGTTGCAAGTCTATCTTCAGGACTTGTGCCAGACTTTACTTTTCAAAGGAAAACCAGAAACCGAGACAGATGGATTCAACACCATAGTTGCGCTTATATTGTGTAGTTTCTGGCTCTCAGACTCGCAGATGTTCACGGGTCTAGCAATGCAGCTTGCAAAAGAGTATGGCTTCAACAATCCATACAGCAAGAACAAGGATAAGTTGAAGCTATGGTATCTTCTTTACGTTCTAGACGGTCAGCAGAGTTTGACGTTTAATCGACAGCCCTTAGTGAATGCACAGGAATTCTCCTTGAAACACAGCAGGGAGATTCTTTTGACAGAACAAAACCCATTACAAATTGACAACAGCAAAAATGGCAAGTCAAATATATTGTTGGACAGCGAAGAATTAAAGGAAAAACTGGAATCTTCTAATGCTGCTGACGTAAGAAAGGAAAGATTCACAGATATGAGATTGGTATCTCAAGTAGAATACAATCAAGCATTGAATGAAGCTTTCCAAGGAAATGCATGGGATCTCTTGGCTCCTTCTTCATTCGGTATTCCTTCGAAGAGCAACTTGGAGTTGGACAAATGGATGGTTTCTTGGACTGTATTACTTTCTCCAGGAAATCATGGAGCTGTGTGGTCTTCCAAATCCACATTGATCTACTATAACTTCGCCAAGATGCACATAAACTCTTCAGCCGTGAGACAGCTTCAAGTTAACCCCAGCGACAATATTAATATGTTACCCAAATTGAACGAAAACGCCAACTACCCAGAAAATACTAGAAGAATAGACTCTCAAGTAGCACCAGCAGATTCAAGCGACGAAGACACGGACGACGATCTGCCCTCACCTTCCGATGAAGACGAGTTTATCTCAAATGAGGGTATAATGTCAAAAGACGAGAAGATTGTTACAGCCTCTATAGCAGTCAGTGCAGCTCAAACAGTGTTGAACTTGGTAATTAACGACAAAGACATCCTTGACAACTTGAAATACGTTCCTGTTCACATCCACATCATGCTTTATTATGCAGCCTTGCTCTTAATCAACCCACCTCTAGAGTCCATTAACCAATCCGTAGAATTTAAACCCGAGGACTATTATCtgcagttgttgaacaatatTAGAGTAATCAAGactcttcagaagaagatctacAACAACTTACCGATTGACACTAAGTTTGGGAATAGACTCATTAGAAGTTTGAATGATATCGTTGATGAAAAACTCACCagcttgaaaaagttgttggtgGAGTTGCCAGAAAGCAATGCAAAGATAGAACTTTTGAAGAACCACACTTCTCTTATCGATTCAATAGACGCTAAAAATATTGTCGAAATTTTTGAGAACGAtagcaccagcagcagagGATCAACTCCAGGTCCAGAAAGAATCGCGGCATGGCCAGGTTCAAATCATGGTCACCCATAG
- a CDS encoding predicted protein gives MSVLTNPSSYSPREVLLLVQLLHTHTILDPQGITSASDETIQKVLNEWKNHASVKMEQRVIKVNTRLQLKELYENLLKKYEVDSTVDLANIIFYSRLEELENKIQDYKKEFQETLEEQ, from the coding sequence ATGAGCGTATTGACAAATCCTTCCAGCTACAGTCCGCGGgaggttcttcttctcgtaCAGCTTCTCCATACACACACGATTCTAGACCCGCAGGGCATAACCAGTGCCTCGGACGAAACCATCCAGAAGGTTCTAAACGAGTGGAAGAACCATGCCAGCGTCAAGATGGAACAGCGGGTCATCAAGGTAAACACGCGGTTGCAACTCAAGGAGTTGTACGAGAATCTACTCAAGAAATACGAGGTGGATCTGACAGTGGATTTGGCCAATATCATCTTCTACTCCAGattggaagagttggagaaCAAAATTCAGGACTATAAGAAGGAATTCCAGGAGACGCTCGAAGAGCAATAG
- a CDS encoding predicted protein, giving the protein MFKGVFPRSRERENSFGFPRVGAGISSAPSSSSSEGNSSEEMILSGDVPKLKKSRSFCIPIEPHNLEKLANESSQDVNESFDPFSPSRLERSKSMTFSLERKSSFGVLSRPKSVTFSLLEEERVDDEQEVSNGFLEEAGGVREEMVTKERLFSPREDEADDEKSNTNTNSDIPTPNLHSEYDGPGNYGESNEFNCSSEYSSPLEEKQEPEVKFETIRDYRSYENDIQSLFSKELTGSEPDFSEPLEEPHTITKNSEVQTAEEEDEVFHSLKALAALTGIEDIALKYANNYELSSIIFSLAKSIESKIRDTTSKLESRNAEYLELENQHEIEMTQQVEEFEQLKNEKNLLNAEYETFKQNTVLEKEEETEKWNRYYKHQNELREIVNEKVEALKTISLSGYEVSTYGNLVEAVKAVVESESSLKEEVSLFKGIQEEKEKQENEDKKELQSTKDALNSVIFGLDSAIAEKEQLQYKFDELKAQVSRNNLNESEKNEEHAEDEKLVSLQYKQALSPNEMAAKINSATIKSLSTQQEHQIHTLNKLLEETEHNIKDALEKTTSNLSEYPGMLKHKEQEIIDLKELLILHERSESQLNESLRNWKNDHQNLMKQVEKLTAKVDLSKKQKDAASVTINSLKESLAQMVSEKIELSKLNSILQQYNNDLVKCSLQTYKGCYEGLSPLLYEESRTYYLRLKISSLSRRCPDSS; this is encoded by the exons ATGTTTAAAGGAGTGTTCCCAAGATCCAGAGAAAGGGAGAATTCGTTTGGATTTCCACGAGTTGGAGCAGGGATTTCAAGTGCTCCTTCTAGTTCCAGCTCTGAAGGCAATAGTTCAGAAGAGATGATACTTAGCGGCGATGTTCCtaaattgaagaaaagtagaTCATTCTGTATTCCAATAGAGCCTCataatcttgaaaaattggcaAACGAAAGCTCTCAAGATGTTAATGAAAGTTTTGATCCTTTCTCCCCTTCAAGACTTGAAAGGAGCAAGAGTATGACTTTCAGTTTAGAAAGGAAAAGTAGCTTCGGAGTTCTTTCAAGACCAAAATCTGTTACATTTAGCTTGCTTGAAGAGGAAAGAGTCGATGACGAGCAGGAGGTTTCAAACGggtttcttgaagaagcaggagGTGTACGCGAGGAGATGGTTACAAAGGAAAGGTTGTTTTCTccaagagaagatgaagcagATGACGAGAAGTCCAACACCAACACGAACTCCGACATTCCAACACCAAACTTACACTCAGAGTATGATGGCCCAGGAAATTACGGAGAGTCAAAtgaattcaattgttcatCAGAGTATTCTTCTcctcttgaagaaaagcaagaaccagaagttAAATTTGAGACAATAAGGGACTACAGAAGCTACGAAAATGATATCCAAAGTTTGTTCTCCAAAGAGTTAACAGGAAGTGAACCTGACTTTTCGGAGCCACTAGAAGAGCCTCATACAATTACCAAGAACAGTGAAGTCCAAACtgccgaagaagaagatgaagtatTTCACTCCTTAAAAGCACTTGCTGCTTTAACAGGCATTGAAGATATAGCTTTGAAATACGCCAACAATTACGAACTCTCATCaataatcttttctttggctAAAAGTATTGAATCTAAAATTAGAGATACTACTTCCAAATTGGAGTCGAGGAATGCCGAATATCTTGAATTGGAGAATCAGCACGAGATTGAAATGACACAACAAGTGGAAGAATTcgaacaattgaagaatgaaaaaaaCCTCCTTAATGCTGAGTATGAAACCTTTAAACAAAATAccgttcttgaaaaagaagaagaaaccgaGAAGTGGAATCGTTACTACAAGCACCAGAATGAGCTCCGCGAAATCGTGAATGAGAAGGTGGAAGCTTTGAAGACAATAAGTTTGAGCGGATATGAAGTTTCCACCTACGGTAACCTCGTTGAAGCTGTTAAAGCAGTGGTTGAAAGCGAAAGTAGCCTAAAAGAGGAAGTGAGCTTGTTCAAAGGTatccaagaagagaaagagaaacaggaaaatgaagataagaaagaACTCCAGAGTACTAAAGATGCACTCAATTCAGTAATCTTTGGACTCGACTCGGCAATTgcagagaaagaacaacttcaatacAAGTTTGACGAACTAAAAGCCCAAGTTCTGAGAAACAACCTAAatgaatctgaaaagaatgaGGAACatgctgaagatgaaaaattggttCTGCTTCAGTACAAACAAGCTTTGAGTCCGAAcgaaatggctgcgaaaattAATTCTGCAACGATTAAATCACTATCAACTCAACAGGAACATCAGATACACacattgaacaaattgcttgaagaaactgaacATAACATAAAAGATGCTCTAGAAAAGACAACAAGTAACTTACTGGAATATCCAGGAATGTTGAAGCACAAAGAACAGGAGATTATTGACCTAAAAGAACTACTTATTCTTCACGAGAGATCCGAATCACAGCTCAACGAATCATTGAGAAACTGGAAGAACGACCACCAGAATTTAATGAAACAGGTCGAGAAGCTTACTGCTAAGGTGGATTTGTCGAAAAAGCAAAAGGATGCAGCTTCTGTTACAATTAATTCCTTGAAAGAATCTTTGGCCCAAATGGTCTCAGAAAAGATAGAGCTTTCCAAGTTAAACTCTATTCTACAACAGTACAACAATGACCTTGTGAAATGTTCCTTGCAAACTTATAAAGGGTGTTATGAAGGGTTATCACCACTTCTCTACGAAGAATCTAGAACCTATTACTTGCGATT gaaaataTCCCTGCTATCGAGAAGATGTCCAGATTCTTCATAA